The following coding sequences lie in one Pecten maximus unplaced genomic scaffold, xPecMax1.1, whole genome shotgun sequence genomic window:
- the LOC117319318 gene encoding uncharacterized protein LOC117319318: protein MEMMQGWIDLGTKLGLEDEALQDFVKEQQDREREERAAVREELRLKEERELKLMELTVQEKTEAVRLQTMARGREEGKARLGRYNPKLPPFDETKDDLDSYLRRFETFVLAQGWDEENWAVALSTLLKGKALEVFSRLSPETALHYRLLKEALLKRFDYTEDGFRKKFRESRVDDRETFSQFAVRLENYFTRWLDMAKCSKTYDALKDLVIREQLLMLCQKELVIFLKERKPDSIEQLSLLADQFMEARRQPAKNFMVRNSPFSKPVTQHTSNANGGPNRSSGNPSTGNRNTNPTYTDTRKCFNCQGIGHIAAKCPNRGTKGKSMAIQSPEPSLPVKSGLLGDCKVSVLRDTGCSGIVVRSNLVGKSQYLGYNKTCKLADGTELTLPVAEVYICSPFFTGKAEVWLMENPVYDVLIGNVQGAKEPDIPDVVAAVQTRAQIREQQQGTKPLKVPPLLKEVASRTDMIQAQMDDQSLKNLHDLARQGKIKETPNGNVSCFTYRKGLLYRKIEKLGEITHQVVVPSPFREAVLQLAHDGIMAGHMGIKRTTERVMSGFFWPGCKIDVSRYCKSCDICQRTIQKGRVNKAPLGEMPIIGQAFERVAVDLIGPLIPASDRGHRYILTLVDFATRYPEAVPLKKIDTESVADALLDIFSRVGVPREILSDRGGQFTSEMMAEVSRLLSMKQLVTTPYHPACNGLVERYNGTLKSMLKRMCTERPKDWDRYVSPLLFAYREVPQESLGFAPFELLFGRTIRGPMEILRELWTKDVDNSETKTTYQYVLDLKEKLEETCQLARENLTRARRVQKKQYDRNARRKDLGEGDKVLVLLPTKSNKLELQWKGPFQVVKATNLDYKIDMGNKIKTFHANMLQKYVERETAQTTYSRQQEKGILASVSLSVVEETSEEVYPIPMPGIESSESVEDCHVSETLEDTAQQQMRSLLQEFSDVMTDLPGCTPLTKHDIRTTTDQPVRVKPYPVPYQVTETIKRELHKMLEMDIIEKSDSDYSSPVVLVRKKDGTCRFCVDYRQLNKITIFDAEPMPSTEDLFVKLARCKYLSKIDLSKGYWQVPMTDQAKRRSAFTTPMGLYQFKVMSFGLVNAPATFSRLMRKVLEGMNDLDNFLDDILVFTVTWEEHLESLHSLLQRLRDSKLTARPTKCFFGYEELECLGHMVGQGTLRPVAEKLDSIQRAPVPSTKRQVRSFIGLASYYRKFIPNFAAIAVPLTDLTKKGMPNKVIWEVAQEEAFNTLKELLMSEPVLRLPDLDKEFTLRTDASDLGLGAILLQECDGKFHPIAYASRKLLPRERRYAVMEKECLALVWGVMKFQRYLLGKEFCVETDHQPLTCLSKSKVANARIMRWAMLLQPFRMRIKAIPGRDNVGADFLSRAMNE, encoded by the coding sequence ATGGAAATGATGCAAGGTTGGATCGACTTGGGGACCAAGTTGGGTCTGGAGGACGAGGCATTACAGGACTTTGTCAAGGAACAGCAGGACCGCGAACGTGAGGAGAGAGCGGCTGTTAGAGAGGAGCTCCGACTTAAGGAGGAGAGGGAGCTAAAACTAATGGAGTTAACGGTACAGGAGAAGACCGAGGCGGTAAGACTCCAAACTATGGCGAGAGGGAGAGAGGAAGGGAAAGCTAGATTGGGAAGGTACAATCccaaattacctccctttgatgAAACAAAGGATGATTTGGACTCCTACCTAAGGAGATTTGAAACTTTTGTGTTAGCACAGGGCTGGGATGAGGAGAACTGGGCGGTGGCTCTTAGTACATTACTAAAGGGAAAGGCCTTGGAAGTTTTCTCAAGGTTGTCGCCAGAGACAGCTCTGCACTATCGTTTGCTTAAGGAAGCATTATTGAAGCGGTTTGACTATACAGAGGATGGATTTCGTAAGAAATTTCGTGAGAGTAGAGTAGATGATAGAGAGACTTTTTCACAGTTTGCTGTGCGTCTGGAAAATTATTTTACTCGTTGGTTAGATATGGCCAAGTGTAGCAAGACATATGACGCGTTGAAAGATCTTGTTATTCGCGAACAGCTGCTTATGTTGTGTCAAAAGGAACTAGTTATATTCCTTAAGGAAAGGAAACCAGATTCAATAGAACAGCTTTCACTACTGGCAGACCAGTTCATGGAAGCTAGAAGACAACCAGCCAAAAACTTTATGGTAAGGAATTCTCCCTTCAGTAAACCCGTGACTCAACATACCAGCAATGCTAATGGGGGCCCTAACCGATCCAGTGGAAATCCCTCTACAGGAAATAGGAACACAAACCCTACGTACACGGATACTAGGAAGTGTTTCAACTGTCAAGGTATTGGTCACATCGCGGCTAAGTGTCCCAATAGAGGAACAAAGGGGAAGTCTATGGCAATACAGAGTCCAGAACCAAGTTTACCAGTGAAGAGTGGGTTGTTGGGAGACTGTAAAGTCAGTGTACTGAGAGATACGGGATGTAGTGGCATAGTCGTGCGCAGTAACTTGGTAGGAAAGTCTCAATACTTGGGTTACAATAAGACCTGTAAGTTGGCTGATGGTACTGAATTAACCCTTCCTGTAGCTGAGGTGTATATATGCTCTCCATTTTTCACAGGAAAGGCCGAAGTATGGTTGATGGAGAATCCTGTGTATGATGTGTTGATAGGAAACGTACAAGGGGCAAAGGAGCCAGACATACCAGATGTGGTTGCAGCAGTACAGACACGAGCTCAGATTCGGGAACAACAGCAGGGTACAAAACCTCTGAAGGTTCCACCTCTTCTAAAGGAAGTCGCTTCGAGAACGGACATGATCCAAGCACAGATGGATGACCAGTCATTAAAAAACCTTCATGATCTTGCCCGACAGGGAAAGATAAAGGAAACTCCTAATGGGAATGTTTCTTGTTTTACATACCGGAAAGGTCTGCTGTATCGGAAGATAGAGAAACTAGGGGAAATAACCCATCAGGTGGTGGTGCCTAGTCCATTCAGAGAAGCTGTCCTACAACTAGCACACGACGGCATCATGGCGGGGCACATGGGAATCAAAAGGACTACTGAGAGAGTCATGTCGGGATTCTTTTGGCCTGGATGTAAAATAGATGTATCTAGATACTGTAAATCGTGTGACATATGCCAACGAACCATACAGAAAGGACGTGTTAACAAAGCACCGCTTGGAGAAATGCCAATCATAGGGCAAGCTTTTGAAAGGGTAGCAGTAGATTTAATTGGACCTCTGATTCCTGCTTCAGATAGAGGACACAGGTACATATTAACTCTTGTAGACTTTGCAACCAGATATCCAGAGGCTGTACCTTTAAAGAAAATTGACACAGAAAGCGTGGCGGATGCATTGCTTGACATATTTAGCCGTGTTGGGGTCCCCAGAGAAATCCTCAGTGATCGAGGCGGACAATTTACCTCGGAAATGATGGCTGAAGTTAGTAGGTTGCTTTCCATGAAGCAGCTAGTTACTACGCCTTATCACCCAGCATGCAACGGCTTAGTCGAGAGATATAATGGCACACTGAAGTCAATGTTGAAGAGGATGTGCACGGAACGTCCAAAAGATTGGGACCGTTATGTAAGTCCACTTCTTTTTGCGTATCGCGAGGTACCGCAGGAGTCATTAGGGTTTGCGCCATTTGAACTCCTTTTTGGCCGGACAATACGAGGACCTATGGAAATCTTAAGAGAACTCTGGACCAAGGATGTTGATAACTCGGAAACCAAAACCACTTATCAATACGTGCTTGACCTGAAAGAAAAGCTAGAAGAAACGTGCCAGCTAGCGCGAGAAAATCTTACGCGAGCAAGGAGAGTACAGAAGAAACAGTACGACAGAAATGCCAGGAGGAAAGACCTCGGAGAAGGCGACAAGGTACTAGTTCTACTACCTACAAAAAGTAACAAACTCGAACTGCAATGGAAGGGACCTTTTCAAGTTGTCAAGGCAACCAATTTGGACTACAAAATTGACATGGGtaataaaatcaaaactttTCATGCAAACATGCTTCAGAAGTATGTGGAGAGAGAGACAGCTCAGACTACATATAGCAGACAGCAGGAAAAAGGAATTTTAGCTTCGGTGTCATTGTCTGTTGTTGAGGAAACGTCTGAGGAGGTTTACCCTATTCCAATGCCAGGAATAGAGTCATCAGAGTCGGTAGAGGATTGTCATGTGTCAGAGACGCTTGAGGATACAGCTCAACAACAAATGAGGTCATTACTACAGGAATTTAGTGATGTTATGACGGATCTTCCTGGCTGTACACCATTAACGAAACATGACATTCGGACAACTACAGATCAGCCTGTAAGGGTGAAACCCTACCCGGTGCCATATCAGGTGACCGAGACAATTAAAAGGGAGCTTCATAAAATGTTGGAAATGGACATTATAGAGAAATCAGATTCTGACTACAGCTCACCTGTCGTTCTGGTACGGAAAAAGGATGGAACGTGTCGGTTCTGTGTGGACTACCGTCAATTGAACAAGATAACCATCTTTGACGCGGAACCAATGCCATCGACAGAGGACTTGTTTGTAAAGTTGGCCAGATGCAAGTACCTAAGCAAGATAGACTTAAGCAAGGGATATTGGCAGGTGCCTATGACGGATCAGGCAAAACGACGTAGTGCATTTACAACACCCATGGGTCTTTATCAGTTTAAGGTGATGAGTTTTGGGTTAGTCAACGCACCTGCAACTTTTAGTCGGCTAATGAGGAAGGTGTTGGAAGGAATGAATGACTTGGATAATTTCCTGGATGATATACTGGTGTTCACAGTCACATGGGAGGAACACCTCGAAAGCCTACACAGCCTACTCCAACGCTTGCGGGACTCAAAACTCACAGCAAGGCCAACGAAATGTTTCTTTGGTTACGAGGAGCTGGAATGCTTAGGACACATGGTGGGACAAGGTACACTACGACCTGTGGCAGAAAAACTTGATTCCATTCAGCGAGCACCTGTACCCTCGACAAAACGGCAAGTGAGATCATTTATCGGACTAGCCAGCTACTACCGCAAATTTATTCCAAATTTTGCAGCTATTGCCGTCCCCCTTACAGATCTTACCAAAAAGGGAATGCCCAACAAAGTGATATGGGAGGTTGCACAAGAGGAAGCGTTCAACACTCTCAAAGAACTGCTTATGTCGGAACCAGTATTACGTCTGCCTGATCTTGACAAGGAGTTTACACTTAGAACAGATGCATCAGATCTGGGTCTAGGGGCAATACTACTCCAAGAATGTGATGGAAAATTTCACCCGATTGCTTATGCCAGCAGAAAACTGTTACCTAGGGAACGCAGATATGCGGTCATGGAGAAGGAGTGTCTGGCCTTGGTATGGGGTGTTATGAAATTCCAGCGATACTTGCTTGGCAAGGAATTTTGTGTAGAGACAGACCACCAACCATTGACTTGCCTCAGCAAAAGCAAGGTAGCGAATGCAAGGATCATGAGGTGGGCCATGCTCCTGCAACCATTTAGGATGAGGATTAAGGCAATCCCAGGCAGAGACAATGTCGGTGCAGACTTTCTGAGTCGGGCTATGAACGAATAG